The Sulfobacillus thermosulfidooxidans DSM 9293 genome includes a window with the following:
- a CDS encoding DUF6444 domain-containing protein: protein MSSRSESDAGAGFQASLIEGMDRERFEAYSQQAGLDGLLALFQAMSQQIAQLQDPVNQLRQQLGQNSRNSSKPPPATGIRNPPPKVGVNERGRSPAASGAIRARRSSNARCRTMRFGILWTTVTPAERT, encoded by the coding sequence ATGTCATCAAGATCGGAATCGGATGCAGGCGCGGGCTTTCAGGCCTCGCTGATCGAGGGAATGGATCGCGAGCGCTTTGAGGCGTACTCCCAACAAGCCGGGCTGGACGGGCTCTTGGCCCTCTTTCAGGCCATGAGTCAGCAAATCGCGCAGTTGCAAGACCCCGTCAATCAACTGCGTCAACAGTTGGGACAAAATAGCCGCAATAGCTCGAAGCCCCCTCCAGCGACGGGTATCAGAAACCCGCCCCCAAAAGTCGGCGTCAACGAACGGGGAAGAAGCCCGGCCGCGAGCGGGGCCATCCGGGCACGACGCTCTTCCAACGCGAGGTGCCGGACGATGAGATTCGGTATCCTGTGGACCACTGTGACCCCTGCGGAGAGGACCTGA
- a CDS encoding macro domain-containing protein gives MLRLCSLILIDRKPALIRAWHRVFDGIPNIAIRHQAHGELLIGQALIVPTPHTPYTHLIIAPTMRTPRPVRSTLHAYLAFRGLLLALAEWNAQHPSDSVTRCTCPGLGTGIGRLSADRAAQQMRAAWDTVQQGPPAAFPSLRTLSAQEDQWRYGWLGYLFYH, from the coding sequence ATGTTGCGTTTGTGTTCTCTCATCCTCATTGACCGCAAACCCGCGCTTATCCGCGCCTGGCATCGGGTGTTCGATGGAATTCCTAATATCGCCATTCGGCATCAGGCGCATGGCGAGCTTCTCATCGGGCAAGCCCTGATCGTTCCCACACCGCACACGCCCTACACCCATTTGATTATCGCGCCCACCATGCGGACGCCGCGGCCCGTTCGGAGCACGCTGCACGCCTATCTGGCCTTTCGCGGCCTGCTCTTGGCCCTGGCCGAGTGGAATGCCCAACACCCGTCCGATTCGGTGACGCGATGCACCTGTCCCGGTCTCGGCACCGGGATTGGCCGTCTTTCGGCGGATCGTGCGGCGCAGCAAATGCGCGCGGCTTGGGATACCGTGCAGCAGGGACCGCCCGCCGCTTTTCCGTCGCTGCGGACCTTATCTGCGCAAGAAGATCAATGGCGCTACGGCTGGCTTGGCTATCTGTTTTATCATTAA
- a CDS encoding DUF6166 domain-containing protein, with amino-acid sequence MKAYHGFRTTQGPIVHIVVDGHILGDLPHLVRHSPTGFEWGYGGSGPADLAYALLADAVDTATADQLYQDFKWAFVAHFADTWTLSTHAIHTWVATVSHASRS; translated from the coding sequence GTGAAAGCTTACCACGGATTTCGCACAACCCAGGGCCCTATCGTCCACATTGTCGTCGACGGACACATTCTCGGCGATCTCCCTCATCTCGTGCGGCATAGCCCCACGGGCTTTGAATGGGGCTACGGCGGATCCGGTCCCGCCGATTTGGCGTATGCGCTCTTAGCGGATGCCGTTGATACGGCAACAGCCGATCAGCTCTATCAAGATTTTAAGTGGGCCTTTGTCGCCCATTTTGCCGACACATGGACGCTCTCGACCCACGCCATCCATACGTGGGTCGCCACCGTGTCCCACGCCTCCCGTTCCTAA
- the tnpC gene encoding IS66 family transposase, which translates to MPDDEIRYPVDHCDPCGEDLTETPPVAVQRRQVWDLPEQPIVVTEHQAEVKICPSCGTRARATFPPEVQAPVQYGPGILALTAYLHYYQLGPLARLRELFRDLWQLPLSTGPVMRSWRRVAARLEPVMETVRVALQDAPRVNTDETGMRVESILQWFHTVSTPGLTYLFAHAKRGKDAVDAMDILPHRIGTTQHDGWATYRAYPGQHALCNAHHERELIAAQEAVHQDWAGELLTLLGQMKTATDAARAAGRAELNSGLRVQLLTRYDVLVREGLRQNPANHPAPGRRRRPKQTKTRNLLERLDQHRTEALLFVHDLSVPFDNNLAERDLRMVKVRQKVSGTFRTTDGATAFATVRGYLSTAKKQGQPLLAALRSVLGGMPWMPTTR; encoded by the coding sequence GTGCCGGACGATGAGATTCGGTATCCTGTGGACCACTGTGACCCCTGCGGAGAGGACCTGACGGAGACTCCGCCGGTGGCGGTACAGCGGCGGCAAGTGTGGGACCTCCCGGAGCAGCCGATCGTGGTGACCGAACATCAAGCGGAAGTAAAAATCTGTCCCAGCTGTGGCACGCGGGCGCGGGCCACCTTTCCGCCCGAGGTTCAGGCGCCGGTCCAATATGGGCCCGGCATCCTCGCCCTAACGGCCTATCTCCATTATTATCAATTGGGGCCTCTCGCACGCCTGCGGGAACTCTTTCGAGACCTCTGGCAGTTGCCGTTGAGTACGGGCCCCGTGATGCGGAGCTGGCGCCGGGTGGCTGCCCGCCTGGAACCCGTGATGGAGACCGTGCGGGTGGCCCTACAAGACGCCCCCCGGGTGAATACCGACGAAACGGGCATGCGCGTGGAGAGCATCTTGCAGTGGTTCCACACCGTGTCCACGCCCGGGCTGACGTATTTATTTGCCCATGCCAAACGGGGCAAGGACGCCGTCGATGCGATGGATATTTTGCCGCATCGGATCGGGACGACCCAGCATGATGGATGGGCGACGTATCGCGCCTACCCCGGGCAACATGCGTTGTGTAATGCGCATCACGAGCGAGAGCTCATTGCAGCCCAGGAAGCGGTCCACCAAGACTGGGCGGGTGAGTTGCTGACACTCTTGGGTCAAATGAAGACGGCGACAGACGCGGCCCGGGCTGCTGGCCGGGCGGAGCTGAACTCAGGGCTCCGAGTTCAACTGTTGACCCGCTATGACGTACTCGTACGCGAAGGCCTGCGCCAAAATCCCGCCAATCATCCCGCTCCGGGGCGCCGGCGGCGCCCCAAACAAACGAAGACGCGCAATCTCCTGGAACGGCTCGATCAGCATCGGACGGAAGCCCTTCTCTTCGTCCATGACCTCTCGGTGCCCTTTGACAACAATTTAGCAGAACGCGATTTACGCATGGTCAAGGTGCGGCAAAAAGTGTCCGGGACGTTTCGCACGACGGACGGTGCCACCGCGTTTGCCACCGTTCGCGGCTACCTCAGCACGGCCAAGAAACAAGGACAACCCCTGTTAGCAGCACTACGCTCCGTCTTGGGCGGCATGCCTTGGATGCCCACAACCCGCTAA
- a CDS encoding STIV orfB116 family protein, which translates to MTYLLNAFSLNMLAHFPVSLHIDAIPLETARELLTRPVIESAVGHAETAAIFSQLLGIPVPVQRRTVTLQSGDLAIIGQYRGPRLPEGATTLPADATIAWYRVTIL; encoded by the coding sequence ATGACCTATCTCCTCAATGCCTTTTCCCTCAACATGCTCGCTCACTTTCCCGTTAGTCTGCATATCGACGCCATACCGCTGGAAACGGCCCGCGAACTGCTCACCCGACCGGTTATCGAAAGCGCTGTGGGGCACGCCGAAACCGCGGCGATCTTTTCCCAACTGCTCGGAATTCCCGTGCCTGTCCAACGTCGCACGGTGACGCTCCAATCCGGCGATCTCGCGATCATCGGCCAATACCGCGGCCCCCGCCTGCCCGAAGGAGCCACCACGTTGCCGGCCGACGCGACCATTGCCTGGTATCGTGTCACGATTCTTTAA